Proteins encoded within one genomic window of Chiloscyllium punctatum isolate Juve2018m chromosome 7, sChiPun1.3, whole genome shotgun sequence:
- the mrps14 gene encoding small ribosomal subunit protein uS14m: MAAAAGVWCVRAFGVLQGAGRQLLTWIPGGNVGQVRNYYVDWRMLRDVKRRKMAFEYADERRRLNAIRKNTILPKELQEVADQEIASLPRDSCPVRIRNRCVLTSRPRGVKRRWRLSRIVFRHLADHNQMSGIQRAMW, translated from the exons ATGGCGGCGGCGGCGGGAGTGTGGTGTGTCCGGGCTTTCGGCGTGTTACAGGGAGCGGGGCGTCAG CTGTTGACGTGGATACCAGGAGGGAATGTGGGGCAAGTTCGCAATTACTATGTCGACTGGCGAATGCTGCGAGATGTGAAAAGGAGGAAAATGGCCTTTGAGTACGCAGATGAAAGACGGCGACTTAATGCGATACGGAAAAACACTATCTTGCCGAAGGAACTGCAG GAAGTTGCTGACCAGGAGATCGCTAGCCTACCAAGAGACAGTTGCCCAGTTCGGATCCGCAATCGCTGTGTCCTCACCTCTCGGCCGCGGGGCGTCAAGCGTAGATGGCGCCTCAGCCGGATCGTGTTCCGCCATCTCGCTGACCACAACCAGATGTCTGGTATTCAGCGTGCCATGTGGTAG